One window of the Populus nigra chromosome 4, ddPopNigr1.1, whole genome shotgun sequence genome contains the following:
- the LOC133692201 gene encoding uncharacterized WD repeat-containing protein C2A9.03-like isoform X1 yields the protein MLPSFFPATETVFFPSENTRLSLSSGIPNPTPSFPQDSCLQTRNPLPLLFFCSFLRKQIMDHFHNNDLEYVVDDPFGDDLFREDEPQRNDDLDDAVDSEFEDDFESSKPQTDTSALEARNGKDIQGIPWERLNFTRDKYRETRLKQYKNYENLSLPRFELDKECLEVEKGQTFYDFQYNTRLVKSTIVHFQLRNLLWATSKHDVYLMQNYSVMHWSSLLRHGKEVLNVAKPIAPTWQRPGLLSKSLSRVQISTMAVKENLMVAGGFQGELICMYLNQPGVAFCTKITTGENAITNAVDVYHNHNGSMRIMVANNDAQVRVFDAETFASLNTFSFNWSVNNTSVSPDGKLLAVLGDSAECLIADATSGKVTGSLKGHLDYSFASAWHPNGQILATGNQDTTCRLWDIRNLTQSLAVLKGNMGAIRGLKFSSDGRFLAMAEPADFVHVFDTQSDYVKCQEIDIFGEIAGISFSPDTEALFVGIADRTYGSLLEFNRRHCNFYLDSIF from the exons ATGCTTCCTTCCTTCTTTCCTGCAACAGAAACCGTTTTTTTCCCCTCTGAAAACACtcggctctctctctcttctggaATCCCAAATCCAACGCCTTCTTTTCCCCAAGATTCCTGTCTCCAAACCAGAAATCCCTTACCTCTGTTATTTTTCTGCTCGTTTCTCAGGAAACA GATAATGGATCACTTCCACAACAACGATCTCGAGTACGTAGTTGATGATCCTTTTGGAGACGATTTATTCAGAGAAGATGAGCCTCAAAGAAACGACGATTTGGATGACGCTGTGGACTCCGAATTTGAAGATGACTTCGAATCG AGTAAGCCACAGACTGATACATCTGCTTTAGAGGCAAGAAACGGCAAGGATATACAGGGAATACCCTGGGAGAGGCTTAATTTTACTAGAGATAAGTATCGTGAGACACGTTTAAAGCAGTATAAGAATTACGAGAACCTCTCGCTTCCTCGCTTCGAGCTTGATAAG GAATGCTTGGAAGTAGAGAAGGGACAGACTTTTTATGACTTTCAGTACAACACAAGGCTTGTCAAATCCACAATCGTTCATTTTCAG CTGAGGAATCTGCTCTGGGCAACATCGAAACATGATGTGTATCTTATGCAAAATTACTCAGTTATGCATTGGTCATCACTACTGCGGCATGGCAAAGAAGTACTCAATGTGGCTAAACCAATTGCTCCGACCTGG CAACGCCCAGGATTGTTGTCTAAGTCACTCTCCAGAGTGCAGATAAGCACTATGGCTGTTAAAGAGAACTTGATGGTGGCAGGCGGCTTCCAAGGAGAACTTATTTGCATG TATTTGAATCAACCTGGAGTTGCATTCTGCACAAAAATAACAACAGGTGAAAATGCCATAACCAATGCAGTGGATGTATATCATAACCACAA TGGCTCAATGAGGATTATGGTTGCCAATAACGATGCTCAAGTCAGAGTATTTGATGCTGAAACGTTTGCTTCGCTGAATACTTTCTCCTTTAATTGGTCTGTAAAT AACACCTCTGTTAGCCCAGATGGTAAGCTGCTTGCAGTGCTTGGGGACAGTGCTGAATGCTTGATTGCCGATGCCACTTCAGGGAAAGTGACCGGCAGCCTCAAAGGGCATTTGGATTATTCCTTTGCATCTGCCTGGCACCCTAACGGACAGATTTTGGCCACTGGAAACCAAGACACTACGTGCAGGCTGTGGGATATAAGGAATCTGACCCAGTCCCTTGCAGTATTAAAAGGGAATATGGGGGCAATAAGAGGTCTAAAGTTCTCCTCAGATGGTCGCTTTTTGGCAATGGCTGAGCCTGCGGACTTCGTTCATGTTTTTGATACACAATCTGATTACGTCAAATGCCAGGAGATAGATATATTTGGGGAGATTGCTGGCATTTCTTTCAGCCCCGATACAGAAGCTCTTTTTGTTGGTATCGCTGACCGTACTTACGGTAGCTTGTTAGAGTTCAACAGGAGGCATTGCAATTTTTATTTGGACTCGATATTCTAG
- the LOC133692201 gene encoding uncharacterized WD repeat-containing protein C2A9.03-like isoform X3 has translation MIMDHFHNNDLEYVVDDPFGDDLFREDEPQRNDDLDDAVDSEFEDDFESSKPQTDTSALEARNGKDIQGIPWERLNFTRDKYRETRLKQYKNYENLSLPRFELDKECLEVEKGQTFYDFQYNTRLVKSTIVHFQLRNLLWATSKHDVYLMQNYSVMHWSSLLRHGKEVLNVAKPIAPTWQRPGLLSKSLSRVQISTMAVKENLMVAGGFQGELICMYLNQPGVAFCTKITTGENAITNAVDVYHNHNGSMRIMVANNDAQVRVFDAETFASLNTFSFNWSVNNTSVSPDGKLLAVLGDSAECLIADATSGKVTGSLKGHLDYSFASAWHPNGQILATGNQDTTCRLWDIRNLTQSLAVLKGNMGAIRGLKFSSDGRFLAMAEPADFVHVFDTQSDYVKCQEIDIFGEIAGISFSPDTEALFVGIADRTYGSLLEFNRRHCNFYLDSIF, from the exons AT GATAATGGATCACTTCCACAACAACGATCTCGAGTACGTAGTTGATGATCCTTTTGGAGACGATTTATTCAGAGAAGATGAGCCTCAAAGAAACGACGATTTGGATGACGCTGTGGACTCCGAATTTGAAGATGACTTCGAATCG AGTAAGCCACAGACTGATACATCTGCTTTAGAGGCAAGAAACGGCAAGGATATACAGGGAATACCCTGGGAGAGGCTTAATTTTACTAGAGATAAGTATCGTGAGACACGTTTAAAGCAGTATAAGAATTACGAGAACCTCTCGCTTCCTCGCTTCGAGCTTGATAAG GAATGCTTGGAAGTAGAGAAGGGACAGACTTTTTATGACTTTCAGTACAACACAAGGCTTGTCAAATCCACAATCGTTCATTTTCAG CTGAGGAATCTGCTCTGGGCAACATCGAAACATGATGTGTATCTTATGCAAAATTACTCAGTTATGCATTGGTCATCACTACTGCGGCATGGCAAAGAAGTACTCAATGTGGCTAAACCAATTGCTCCGACCTGG CAACGCCCAGGATTGTTGTCTAAGTCACTCTCCAGAGTGCAGATAAGCACTATGGCTGTTAAAGAGAACTTGATGGTGGCAGGCGGCTTCCAAGGAGAACTTATTTGCATG TATTTGAATCAACCTGGAGTTGCATTCTGCACAAAAATAACAACAGGTGAAAATGCCATAACCAATGCAGTGGATGTATATCATAACCACAA TGGCTCAATGAGGATTATGGTTGCCAATAACGATGCTCAAGTCAGAGTATTTGATGCTGAAACGTTTGCTTCGCTGAATACTTTCTCCTTTAATTGGTCTGTAAAT AACACCTCTGTTAGCCCAGATGGTAAGCTGCTTGCAGTGCTTGGGGACAGTGCTGAATGCTTGATTGCCGATGCCACTTCAGGGAAAGTGACCGGCAGCCTCAAAGGGCATTTGGATTATTCCTTTGCATCTGCCTGGCACCCTAACGGACAGATTTTGGCCACTGGAAACCAAGACACTACGTGCAGGCTGTGGGATATAAGGAATCTGACCCAGTCCCTTGCAGTATTAAAAGGGAATATGGGGGCAATAAGAGGTCTAAAGTTCTCCTCAGATGGTCGCTTTTTGGCAATGGCTGAGCCTGCGGACTTCGTTCATGTTTTTGATACACAATCTGATTACGTCAAATGCCAGGAGATAGATATATTTGGGGAGATTGCTGGCATTTCTTTCAGCCCCGATACAGAAGCTCTTTTTGTTGGTATCGCTGACCGTACTTACGGTAGCTTGTTAGAGTTCAACAGGAGGCATTGCAATTTTTATTTGGACTCGATATTCTAG
- the LOC133692201 gene encoding uncharacterized WD repeat-containing protein C2A9.03-like isoform X2 codes for MQTSYNQLYTKLQSCWRPTFVFLKRIMDHFHNNDLEYVVDDPFGDDLFREDEPQRNDDLDDAVDSEFEDDFESSKPQTDTSALEARNGKDIQGIPWERLNFTRDKYRETRLKQYKNYENLSLPRFELDKECLEVEKGQTFYDFQYNTRLVKSTIVHFQLRNLLWATSKHDVYLMQNYSVMHWSSLLRHGKEVLNVAKPIAPTWQRPGLLSKSLSRVQISTMAVKENLMVAGGFQGELICMYLNQPGVAFCTKITTGENAITNAVDVYHNHNGSMRIMVANNDAQVRVFDAETFASLNTFSFNWSVNNTSVSPDGKLLAVLGDSAECLIADATSGKVTGSLKGHLDYSFASAWHPNGQILATGNQDTTCRLWDIRNLTQSLAVLKGNMGAIRGLKFSSDGRFLAMAEPADFVHVFDTQSDYVKCQEIDIFGEIAGISFSPDTEALFVGIADRTYGSLLEFNRRHCNFYLDSIF; via the exons ATGCAAACATCGTATAATCAGTTATATACCAAATTGCAAAGTTGCTGGAGACCGACCTTTGTATTTCTTAAAAG GATAATGGATCACTTCCACAACAACGATCTCGAGTACGTAGTTGATGATCCTTTTGGAGACGATTTATTCAGAGAAGATGAGCCTCAAAGAAACGACGATTTGGATGACGCTGTGGACTCCGAATTTGAAGATGACTTCGAATCG AGTAAGCCACAGACTGATACATCTGCTTTAGAGGCAAGAAACGGCAAGGATATACAGGGAATACCCTGGGAGAGGCTTAATTTTACTAGAGATAAGTATCGTGAGACACGTTTAAAGCAGTATAAGAATTACGAGAACCTCTCGCTTCCTCGCTTCGAGCTTGATAAG GAATGCTTGGAAGTAGAGAAGGGACAGACTTTTTATGACTTTCAGTACAACACAAGGCTTGTCAAATCCACAATCGTTCATTTTCAG CTGAGGAATCTGCTCTGGGCAACATCGAAACATGATGTGTATCTTATGCAAAATTACTCAGTTATGCATTGGTCATCACTACTGCGGCATGGCAAAGAAGTACTCAATGTGGCTAAACCAATTGCTCCGACCTGG CAACGCCCAGGATTGTTGTCTAAGTCACTCTCCAGAGTGCAGATAAGCACTATGGCTGTTAAAGAGAACTTGATGGTGGCAGGCGGCTTCCAAGGAGAACTTATTTGCATG TATTTGAATCAACCTGGAGTTGCATTCTGCACAAAAATAACAACAGGTGAAAATGCCATAACCAATGCAGTGGATGTATATCATAACCACAA TGGCTCAATGAGGATTATGGTTGCCAATAACGATGCTCAAGTCAGAGTATTTGATGCTGAAACGTTTGCTTCGCTGAATACTTTCTCCTTTAATTGGTCTGTAAAT AACACCTCTGTTAGCCCAGATGGTAAGCTGCTTGCAGTGCTTGGGGACAGTGCTGAATGCTTGATTGCCGATGCCACTTCAGGGAAAGTGACCGGCAGCCTCAAAGGGCATTTGGATTATTCCTTTGCATCTGCCTGGCACCCTAACGGACAGATTTTGGCCACTGGAAACCAAGACACTACGTGCAGGCTGTGGGATATAAGGAATCTGACCCAGTCCCTTGCAGTATTAAAAGGGAATATGGGGGCAATAAGAGGTCTAAAGTTCTCCTCAGATGGTCGCTTTTTGGCAATGGCTGAGCCTGCGGACTTCGTTCATGTTTTTGATACACAATCTGATTACGTCAAATGCCAGGAGATAGATATATTTGGGGAGATTGCTGGCATTTCTTTCAGCCCCGATACAGAAGCTCTTTTTGTTGGTATCGCTGACCGTACTTACGGTAGCTTGTTAGAGTTCAACAGGAGGCATTGCAATTTTTATTTGGACTCGATATTCTAG
- the LOC133692201 gene encoding uncharacterized WD repeat-containing protein C2A9.03-like isoform X5 translates to MTFSTTQGLSNPQSFIFSRLSRVEVISEQLAQLKYVFYMLRNLLWATSKHDVYLMQNYSVMHWSSLLRHGKEVLNVAKPIAPTWQRPGLLSKSLSRVQISTMAVKENLMVAGGFQGELICMYLNQPGVAFCTKITTGENAITNAVDVYHNHNGSMRIMVANNDAQVRVFDAETFASLNTFSFNWSVNNTSVSPDGKLLAVLGDSAECLIADATSGKVTGSLKGHLDYSFASAWHPNGQILATGNQDTTCRLWDIRNLTQSLAVLKGNMGAIRGLKFSSDGRFLAMAEPADFVHVFDTQSDYVKCQEIDIFGEIAGISFSPDTEALFVGIADRTYGSLLEFNRRHCNFYLDSIF, encoded by the exons ATGACTTTCAGTACAACACAAGGCTTGTCAAATCCACAATCGTTCATTTTCAG CCGTTTAAGCAGGGTGGAAGTTATATCTGAGCAGCTGGCGCAGTTAAAGTACGTTTTTTATATG CTGAGGAATCTGCTCTGGGCAACATCGAAACATGATGTGTATCTTATGCAAAATTACTCAGTTATGCATTGGTCATCACTACTGCGGCATGGCAAAGAAGTACTCAATGTGGCTAAACCAATTGCTCCGACCTGG CAACGCCCAGGATTGTTGTCTAAGTCACTCTCCAGAGTGCAGATAAGCACTATGGCTGTTAAAGAGAACTTGATGGTGGCAGGCGGCTTCCAAGGAGAACTTATTTGCATG TATTTGAATCAACCTGGAGTTGCATTCTGCACAAAAATAACAACAGGTGAAAATGCCATAACCAATGCAGTGGATGTATATCATAACCACAA TGGCTCAATGAGGATTATGGTTGCCAATAACGATGCTCAAGTCAGAGTATTTGATGCTGAAACGTTTGCTTCGCTGAATACTTTCTCCTTTAATTGGTCTGTAAAT AACACCTCTGTTAGCCCAGATGGTAAGCTGCTTGCAGTGCTTGGGGACAGTGCTGAATGCTTGATTGCCGATGCCACTTCAGGGAAAGTGACCGGCAGCCTCAAAGGGCATTTGGATTATTCCTTTGCATCTGCCTGGCACCCTAACGGACAGATTTTGGCCACTGGAAACCAAGACACTACGTGCAGGCTGTGGGATATAAGGAATCTGACCCAGTCCCTTGCAGTATTAAAAGGGAATATGGGGGCAATAAGAGGTCTAAAGTTCTCCTCAGATGGTCGCTTTTTGGCAATGGCTGAGCCTGCGGACTTCGTTCATGTTTTTGATACACAATCTGATTACGTCAAATGCCAGGAGATAGATATATTTGGGGAGATTGCTGGCATTTCTTTCAGCCCCGATACAGAAGCTCTTTTTGTTGGTATCGCTGACCGTACTTACGGTAGCTTGTTAGAGTTCAACAGGAGGCATTGCAATTTTTATTTGGACTCGATATTCTAG
- the LOC133692201 gene encoding uncharacterized WD repeat-containing protein C2A9.03-like isoform X6, protein MLRNLLWATSKHDVYLMQNYSVMHWSSLLRHGKEVLNVAKPIAPTWQRPGLLSKSLSRVQISTMAVKENLMVAGGFQGELICMYLNQPGVAFCTKITTGENAITNAVDVYHNHNGSMRIMVANNDAQVRVFDAETFASLNTFSFNWSVNNTSVSPDGKLLAVLGDSAECLIADATSGKVTGSLKGHLDYSFASAWHPNGQILATGNQDTTCRLWDIRNLTQSLAVLKGNMGAIRGLKFSSDGRFLAMAEPADFVHVFDTQSDYVKCQEIDIFGEIAGISFSPDTEALFVGIADRTYGSLLEFNRRHCNFYLDSIF, encoded by the exons ATG CTGAGGAATCTGCTCTGGGCAACATCGAAACATGATGTGTATCTTATGCAAAATTACTCAGTTATGCATTGGTCATCACTACTGCGGCATGGCAAAGAAGTACTCAATGTGGCTAAACCAATTGCTCCGACCTGG CAACGCCCAGGATTGTTGTCTAAGTCACTCTCCAGAGTGCAGATAAGCACTATGGCTGTTAAAGAGAACTTGATGGTGGCAGGCGGCTTCCAAGGAGAACTTATTTGCATG TATTTGAATCAACCTGGAGTTGCATTCTGCACAAAAATAACAACAGGTGAAAATGCCATAACCAATGCAGTGGATGTATATCATAACCACAA TGGCTCAATGAGGATTATGGTTGCCAATAACGATGCTCAAGTCAGAGTATTTGATGCTGAAACGTTTGCTTCGCTGAATACTTTCTCCTTTAATTGGTCTGTAAAT AACACCTCTGTTAGCCCAGATGGTAAGCTGCTTGCAGTGCTTGGGGACAGTGCTGAATGCTTGATTGCCGATGCCACTTCAGGGAAAGTGACCGGCAGCCTCAAAGGGCATTTGGATTATTCCTTTGCATCTGCCTGGCACCCTAACGGACAGATTTTGGCCACTGGAAACCAAGACACTACGTGCAGGCTGTGGGATATAAGGAATCTGACCCAGTCCCTTGCAGTATTAAAAGGGAATATGGGGGCAATAAGAGGTCTAAAGTTCTCCTCAGATGGTCGCTTTTTGGCAATGGCTGAGCCTGCGGACTTCGTTCATGTTTTTGATACACAATCTGATTACGTCAAATGCCAGGAGATAGATATATTTGGGGAGATTGCTGGCATTTCTTTCAGCCCCGATACAGAAGCTCTTTTTGTTGGTATCGCTGACCGTACTTACGGTAGCTTGTTAGAGTTCAACAGGAGGCATTGCAATTTTTATTTGGACTCGATATTCTAG
- the LOC133692201 gene encoding uncharacterized WD repeat-containing protein C2A9.03-like isoform X4, with product MLERPALILALDFVKKKIIPTGTLNILIGGILLLMFWSSVCLCIVQLRNLLWATSKHDVYLMQNYSVMHWSSLLRHGKEVLNVAKPIAPTWQRPGLLSKSLSRVQISTMAVKENLMVAGGFQGELICMYLNQPGVAFCTKITTGENAITNAVDVYHNHNGSMRIMVANNDAQVRVFDAETFASLNTFSFNWSVNNTSVSPDGKLLAVLGDSAECLIADATSGKVTGSLKGHLDYSFASAWHPNGQILATGNQDTTCRLWDIRNLTQSLAVLKGNMGAIRGLKFSSDGRFLAMAEPADFVHVFDTQSDYVKCQEIDIFGEIAGISFSPDTEALFVGIADRTYGSLLEFNRRHCNFYLDSIF from the exons ATGCTTGAAAGACCTGCTCTGATTTTAGCTcttgattttgttaaaaaaaaaataattccaacaGGAACTTTGAATATTCTAATCGGAggaattttgttattaatgttcTGGTCTTCTGTTTGTCTTTGCATTGTGCAGCTGAGGAATCTGCTCTGGGCAACATCGAAACATGATGTGTATCTTATGCAAAATTACTCAGTTATGCATTGGTCATCACTACTGCGGCATGGCAAAGAAGTACTCAATGTGGCTAAACCAATTGCTCCGACCTGG CAACGCCCAGGATTGTTGTCTAAGTCACTCTCCAGAGTGCAGATAAGCACTATGGCTGTTAAAGAGAACTTGATGGTGGCAGGCGGCTTCCAAGGAGAACTTATTTGCATG TATTTGAATCAACCTGGAGTTGCATTCTGCACAAAAATAACAACAGGTGAAAATGCCATAACCAATGCAGTGGATGTATATCATAACCACAA TGGCTCAATGAGGATTATGGTTGCCAATAACGATGCTCAAGTCAGAGTATTTGATGCTGAAACGTTTGCTTCGCTGAATACTTTCTCCTTTAATTGGTCTGTAAAT AACACCTCTGTTAGCCCAGATGGTAAGCTGCTTGCAGTGCTTGGGGACAGTGCTGAATGCTTGATTGCCGATGCCACTTCAGGGAAAGTGACCGGCAGCCTCAAAGGGCATTTGGATTATTCCTTTGCATCTGCCTGGCACCCTAACGGACAGATTTTGGCCACTGGAAACCAAGACACTACGTGCAGGCTGTGGGATATAAGGAATCTGACCCAGTCCCTTGCAGTATTAAAAGGGAATATGGGGGCAATAAGAGGTCTAAAGTTCTCCTCAGATGGTCGCTTTTTGGCAATGGCTGAGCCTGCGGACTTCGTTCATGTTTTTGATACACAATCTGATTACGTCAAATGCCAGGAGATAGATATATTTGGGGAGATTGCTGGCATTTCTTTCAGCCCCGATACAGAAGCTCTTTTTGTTGGTATCGCTGACCGTACTTACGGTAGCTTGTTAGAGTTCAACAGGAGGCATTGCAATTTTTATTTGGACTCGATATTCTAG
- the LOC133692201 gene encoding uncharacterized WD repeat-containing protein C2A9.03-like isoform X7, translated as MQNYSVMHWSSLLRHGKEVLNVAKPIAPTWQRPGLLSKSLSRVQISTMAVKENLMVAGGFQGELICMYLNQPGVAFCTKITTGENAITNAVDVYHNHNGSMRIMVANNDAQVRVFDAETFASLNTFSFNWSVNNTSVSPDGKLLAVLGDSAECLIADATSGKVTGSLKGHLDYSFASAWHPNGQILATGNQDTTCRLWDIRNLTQSLAVLKGNMGAIRGLKFSSDGRFLAMAEPADFVHVFDTQSDYVKCQEIDIFGEIAGISFSPDTEALFVGIADRTYGSLLEFNRRHCNFYLDSIF; from the exons ATGCAAAATTACTCAGTTATGCATTGGTCATCACTACTGCGGCATGGCAAAGAAGTACTCAATGTGGCTAAACCAATTGCTCCGACCTGG CAACGCCCAGGATTGTTGTCTAAGTCACTCTCCAGAGTGCAGATAAGCACTATGGCTGTTAAAGAGAACTTGATGGTGGCAGGCGGCTTCCAAGGAGAACTTATTTGCATG TATTTGAATCAACCTGGAGTTGCATTCTGCACAAAAATAACAACAGGTGAAAATGCCATAACCAATGCAGTGGATGTATATCATAACCACAA TGGCTCAATGAGGATTATGGTTGCCAATAACGATGCTCAAGTCAGAGTATTTGATGCTGAAACGTTTGCTTCGCTGAATACTTTCTCCTTTAATTGGTCTGTAAAT AACACCTCTGTTAGCCCAGATGGTAAGCTGCTTGCAGTGCTTGGGGACAGTGCTGAATGCTTGATTGCCGATGCCACTTCAGGGAAAGTGACCGGCAGCCTCAAAGGGCATTTGGATTATTCCTTTGCATCTGCCTGGCACCCTAACGGACAGATTTTGGCCACTGGAAACCAAGACACTACGTGCAGGCTGTGGGATATAAGGAATCTGACCCAGTCCCTTGCAGTATTAAAAGGGAATATGGGGGCAATAAGAGGTCTAAAGTTCTCCTCAGATGGTCGCTTTTTGGCAATGGCTGAGCCTGCGGACTTCGTTCATGTTTTTGATACACAATCTGATTACGTCAAATGCCAGGAGATAGATATATTTGGGGAGATTGCTGGCATTTCTTTCAGCCCCGATACAGAAGCTCTTTTTGTTGGTATCGCTGACCGTACTTACGGTAGCTTGTTAGAGTTCAACAGGAGGCATTGCAATTTTTATTTGGACTCGATATTCTAG